The following are from one region of the Eubacterium sp. MSJ-33 genome:
- a CDS encoding lipoprotein intramolecular transacylase Lit: MKREEYRKFQWLASCCIAVFIMSFAICLLAFNRSVYRMSAVDYRNGATVEISKAEAELYYGQIADSYCRFFTGKYRIAGYELSETNVHQLNRLKGYYRFAWILSIASMVGIVYSFRRLWRRRETMPCYYGSAGGACLVALLLLRIVTSKREVYAGVRNMIFRGDYSYFSIGDVLCKILPETFARNLALLYLGIVAAEIFVFVMIRVGIRLAGRPHRY, from the coding sequence ATGAAAAGAGAAGAATATAGAAAGTTTCAATGGCTTGCCAGTTGTTGTATTGCAGTATTTATTATGAGTTTTGCGATATGTCTGCTTGCGTTCAACCGGAGTGTGTACCGGATGTCTGCTGTGGATTATCGGAATGGAGCCACAGTGGAAATCAGCAAGGCAGAAGCGGAGCTTTATTATGGACAGATTGCGGATTCGTATTGCCGTTTTTTTACGGGTAAATACAGGATAGCAGGCTATGAATTGTCAGAAACCAATGTGCATCAGCTGAATCGGTTGAAGGGATATTACCGGTTTGCATGGATTTTGTCGATTGCTTCCATGGTGGGGATTGTATATAGTTTTCGCCGATTATGGCGCAGGAGAGAGACGATGCCGTGTTATTACGGAAGTGCAGGGGGAGCATGCCTGGTGGCGTTGTTGTTACTGCGGATCGTGACATCGAAAAGAGAAGTTTATGCGGGAGTGCGTAATATGATATTCCGGGGTGATTACAGCTATTTCTCAATCGGGGATGTTCTGTGTAAGATTCTGCCGGAGACTTTTGCGCGAAATCTGGCACTTTTATATCTCGGCATAGTTGCAGCGGAGATATTTGTATTTGTGATGATTCGTGTGGGAATCCGTCTGGCAGGACGACCACACAGGTATTAG
- a CDS encoding IMP cyclohydrolase — MKMISLEEELKGNAYPGRGIVIGKSQDGKKAVTAYFIMGRSVNSRNRVFTETEDGIRTEAADPSKLTDPHLIIYAPVRVLGNKTIVTNGDQTDTIYELMDKQQTFEQSLRTREYEDDAPNYTPRISGIMHVENGSYNYAMSILKSADGNPDCCERFTFSYTNPLPGTGHFIHTYMGDGNPLPSFEGEPKLVAIPDDMDAFTDMLWNSLNEDNKVSLFVRYIDIETGKATSKIINKYDRV, encoded by the coding sequence GTGAAGATGATTTCATTGGAAGAAGAATTGAAGGGCAATGCGTACCCGGGTAGAGGTATCGTGATCGGAAAGTCACAGGACGGCAAGAAAGCGGTAACTGCATATTTCATTATGGGACGCAGCGTGAATTCACGGAACCGTGTATTTACAGAGACAGAGGATGGCATAAGAACAGAGGCAGCAGATCCTTCCAAGCTGACAGATCCACATCTGATCATCTATGCACCGGTGCGTGTATTAGGAAATAAGACAATTGTGACAAATGGAGATCAGACCGATACGATTTACGAGCTGATGGATAAGCAGCAGACATTTGAGCAGTCTTTACGCACGAGAGAATATGAGGACGATGCGCCGAATTATACGCCACGTATTTCCGGCATTATGCATGTGGAAAATGGTTCGTATAATTATGCAATGTCAATCTTAAAATCCGCAGACGGAAATCCGGATTGTTGTGAGAGATTTACATTTTCTTATACGAATCCACTTCCGGGAACCGGACATTTCATTCACACTTATATGGGTGATGGCAATCCACTTCCAAGCTTTGAGGGTGAGCCGAAGCTGGTTGCAATCCCGGATGATATGGATGCATTTACCGATATGCTGTGGAATTCTTTGAATGAGGATAATAAGGTATCTTTGTTCGTTCGCTATATCGATATCGAGACAGGTAAGGCGACATCAAAGATTATCAATAAATACGACAGAGTTTAA
- a CDS encoding EAL domain-containing protein yields MASGNFVNGNDVATFVLETDAPYNILDFDQGLCTMTGYSPRELSKKICTLDNLLYVEDFTEVIASINYQLSISNLISVQHRIVTKSGAILTVLCNGQAFSLNDGRDVLQCVFTDITNLEHAANETVRAKTDLEIFANTVPSGVSKHLLDNNLSLLWANNFFYDMCGYSEHEYKEKYGKSTLQIVLSEDLSLVIEALADLTENEENSKIMNFRIQCADGSVKWVNAVIARSGSEEQGFPVVNLVMSDITNLKIAETKAMLEEQKYLIISDISEELPYEYDIATDTITFAEKFNHIFEGESVIENPTENMLKMGLVSYDTQSAIEELFYLAKAGTEYHSTEFKLNTKNGGFQWYFSTFSTIYDEEGTPLRVVGLLRNIHAQKVEQQKLLIRAETDQMTGLYNKATTESKIQASLRELNGNSYQVLMLIDIDDFKKINDTFGHLKGDEVIVDIGKTLQEFKGDYGIAGRLGGDEFCVFLSNVLDTQLASEKATMIADRLRELYCDDCKVTLSIGIAATNQQIPYNVLLENADTALYQAKLNGKNGYFFYADDMERGKYENDRSEPAARTDESGSILDSLLSTLFTSTNTYSAIEQAMSIVGDHFDIDKICIWEYGYNRNFVDCTHQWCKKGIANDMAIRQHTPSAILEELSAMGTDGITYSSDTSLIKTNTASMNPYAEGIRKFMQCDINTNGKCIGFICFYSMNKDITWTGQTLTAFKQIFRLLGEAIKTKQSNRSMSQLRDDTIKAFGLVQNPMIVVDKDSYDVMYFNECAREYFPKLALNSKCYSCMHQESAPCRDCPVHKISDNNPTVGCIKHNRTLDEPLDVHMTTISWSSGSHTFLISTSTHKETKAEQLRKELEQNINIEKRIAEASYRDIITGYGNFEKFKVDAQTILNDNPNTDYVMFYFNIKNFKYINETYGHNVGDQTLKAVADVLSKYMQEGETFARVISDTYIMLIHYKAEDQFMSIFNNLKAEVHDACLAIQDRFVVDFTTGILIIDETMHSYSINRLVDRAMMAGKSIDASTGVSYAFYDDEYHKKVLNDAQLENSIHGALENNEFCAYVQPKYDIASKSLIGGELLVRWMSPSKGFLEPAAFIPSFEKNGFIYQIDCFMLEQACKSIRRYLDSDIYVIPFSVNLSRVTLAHPDFLSKVQEIVERYYIPHHYLEFEITESIFSENYSQMIDVLNKLKSMDFIINMDDFGTGYSSLTLLKDLPIDVIKLDHDFLSRSTTNDKNAVSILRSIIEMAHTLDIRVVSEGIETVEQLEMLSSINCEIGQGFLFAKPMPIEDYDKMIKDYSAM; encoded by the coding sequence ATGGCATCAGGTAATTTTGTAAATGGAAATGACGTGGCTACATTTGTCTTGGAGACAGATGCGCCATACAATATTTTGGATTTTGACCAGGGACTTTGTACTATGACCGGATATTCTCCGCGCGAATTGTCAAAGAAGATCTGTACCCTGGATAATTTGTTATATGTAGAGGATTTTACGGAAGTAATTGCCTCTATCAATTATCAGTTGAGTATCTCGAATCTGATTAGTGTCCAACATCGGATTGTAACGAAAAGCGGTGCGATTCTGACAGTCTTGTGCAACGGACAGGCCTTTTCCTTAAATGACGGCCGTGATGTGCTGCAGTGCGTATTTACCGATATCACAAATCTGGAGCATGCGGCAAATGAAACGGTCCGCGCCAAGACTGATCTGGAAATCTTCGCAAATACAGTTCCAAGCGGTGTAAGCAAGCATCTGCTCGACAACAATCTGTCACTTCTTTGGGCGAATAATTTCTTCTATGACATGTGTGGATACTCCGAGCATGAATACAAAGAAAAGTATGGCAAAAGCACGTTGCAGATTGTACTCAGCGAAGATCTCTCTCTTGTGATCGAAGCACTGGCAGATTTGACCGAAAATGAAGAAAATTCAAAGATTATGAACTTCCGCATCCAGTGTGCAGATGGCAGTGTCAAATGGGTCAATGCCGTCATCGCACGTTCCGGTTCCGAAGAGCAGGGATTTCCGGTTGTCAATCTCGTTATGTCCGATATCACAAATCTGAAAATTGCCGAAACGAAAGCAATGCTGGAAGAGCAGAAATATCTGATTATCTCCGATATCTCCGAGGAACTTCCTTACGAATACGATATCGCAACTGACACGATTACATTTGCCGAGAAATTCAACCATATTTTTGAAGGTGAATCTGTAATTGAGAATCCAACCGAGAATATGCTCAAGATGGGACTCGTCTCCTATGACACACAGTCTGCAATCGAGGAATTGTTCTATCTGGCAAAAGCAGGCACGGAATATCATTCCACAGAATTTAAACTGAATACCAAAAACGGTGGATTCCAATGGTATTTCTCCACATTTTCAACTATTTATGATGAAGAGGGAACGCCGCTTCGTGTCGTTGGTCTGCTCCGAAACATCCATGCGCAGAAGGTAGAACAGCAAAAGCTTCTGATTCGTGCAGAGACTGATCAGATGACCGGACTTTATAACAAAGCCACTACAGAGAGCAAAATCCAGGCTTCTCTGCGTGAATTAAATGGAAACAGCTATCAGGTCCTGATGCTGATTGACATAGATGATTTCAAAAAAATCAACGATACCTTTGGACATTTAAAGGGCGATGAGGTCATCGTCGATATTGGCAAAACTCTACAGGAATTTAAAGGTGATTACGGAATCGCCGGTCGTCTCGGCGGTGATGAATTCTGTGTATTTTTATCCAATGTATTGGATACGCAGCTCGCAAGTGAAAAAGCGACCATGATTGCCGACCGGCTGCGTGAATTGTATTGTGATGACTGCAAAGTAACTCTCAGTATCGGTATCGCAGCTACCAACCAGCAGATTCCTTACAACGTCCTGTTGGAAAATGCGGATACCGCGCTGTATCAGGCAAAGCTGAATGGCAAGAACGGATATTTCTTCTATGCAGATGACATGGAACGTGGAAAATACGAAAATGACCGTTCCGAACCGGCTGCACGTACAGATGAGTCCGGTTCCATCCTTGATTCCCTGCTTTCCACCCTGTTTACAAGCACCAACACCTATAGCGCAATCGAACAGGCAATGAGTATTGTGGGAGACCATTTTGACATCGACAAGATCTGTATCTGGGAGTACGGCTACAACCGGAATTTTGTAGACTGCACACATCAATGGTGCAAAAAAGGTATCGCAAATGATATGGCAATTCGCCAGCATACTCCGTCGGCAATTCTGGAAGAATTATCTGCGATGGGCACAGACGGCATTACTTATTCCTCTGATACATCTCTGATCAAGACCAATACCGCAAGTATGAATCCATACGCAGAAGGGATTCGGAAATTCATGCAATGCGATATCAACACGAATGGCAAATGTATTGGTTTTATCTGCTTTTATTCCATGAATAAGGATATCACATGGACCGGTCAGACACTGACAGCTTTTAAACAGATTTTTCGGTTATTGGGAGAAGCAATCAAAACCAAACAGTCAAATCGTTCTATGTCGCAGTTACGGGATGACACAATCAAGGCATTTGGTCTTGTACAAAATCCGATGATTGTTGTAGATAAGGATTCCTACGATGTCATGTATTTCAATGAATGTGCACGTGAATACTTCCCGAAGCTTGCCTTAAACAGCAAATGTTACTCCTGCATGCATCAGGAAAGTGCACCATGCCGTGATTGCCCGGTACATAAAATCTCGGACAACAATCCAACGGTTGGCTGTATCAAACACAACCGGACGCTGGATGAACCACTAGACGTTCATATGACAACGATCAGCTGGAGTTCCGGCAGCCACACATTCCTGATATCTACTTCTACGCACAAAGAGACAAAGGCAGAGCAGCTTCGCAAGGAACTAGAGCAGAACATCAACATTGAAAAACGGATTGCCGAAGCTTCTTATCGTGATATTATTACCGGATATGGAAACTTCGAGAAATTCAAGGTCGATGCCCAGACAATTTTAAACGACAATCCGAATACCGATTATGTAATGTTCTATTTTAACATCAAGAACTTCAAATACATCAATGAAACCTACGGACACAATGTCGGTGACCAGACATTGAAAGCCGTTGCTGATGTATTAAGCAAATATATGCAGGAAGGCGAGACCTTCGCCCGTGTGATTAGTGATACCTACATTATGCTGATTCATTACAAAGCAGAAGATCAGTTTATGTCTATCTTCAATAACCTCAAGGCAGAAGTCCATGACGCATGCCTTGCTATCCAGGATCGTTTCGTTGTAGACTTTACAACCGGAATCCTGATTATCGATGAAACCATGCACAGCTACAGCATTAACCGCTTAGTTGACCGTGCAATGATGGCCGGCAAGTCGATTGATGCTTCAACCGGTGTCTCTTACGCGTTCTACGACGACGAGTACCATAAGAAGGTATTAAACGATGCGCAGCTTGAAAACAGTATCCATGGTGCACTTGAGAACAACGAATTCTGCGCATATGTACAGCCAAAATACGATATCGCATCAAAGAGTCTGATTGGCGGCGAGCTGCTGGTACGTTGGATGTCGCCTTCCAAGGGATTCCTGGAACCTGCCGCATTTATTCCTTCCTTTGAAAAGAACGGATTTATCTACCAGATTGACTGCTTTATGCTTGAACAGGCATGTAAATCTATTCGAAGATATCTGGATTCCGATATCTATGTCATTCCGTTCTCTGTAAACTTATCCAGAGTGACACTGGCGCATCCGGATTTCCTTTCAAAGGTGCAGGAGATTGTAGAACGATACTATATTCCACATCATTATCTCGAATTCGAGATTACGGAGAGCATTTTCTCCGAGAATTACTCACAGATGATTGATGTACTGAACAAACTGAAGTCCATGGATTTCATCATCAACATGGACGACTTTGGTACCGGTTACTCTTCCCTTACACTACTCAAGGATCTGCCAATCGATGTCATCAAACTTGACCATGATTTCTTATCCAGGTCAACAACAAACGATAAAAACGCAGTCAGCATTCTGCGCAGTATTATCGAGATGGCGCACACACTTGATATCCGTGTTGTCAGTGAGGGTATTGAAACTGTCGAACAGCTTGAGATGCTCAGTTCCATCAACTGCGAGATCGGACAGGGCTTCCTGTTTGCAAAGCCTATGCCAATCGAAGATTATGACAAAATGATCAAAGATTATTCTGCCATGTAA
- a CDS encoding phosphoribosylaminoimidazolecarboxamide formyltransferase, with protein MANEIMLKYGCNPNQKPSRIYMEDGSELPVKVINGKPGYINFLDAFNGWQLVKELKEATGLPAATSFKHVSPAGAAVGLPLDDTLAKIYWVDDLGELSPLACAYARARGADRMSSFGDFIALSDVCDKDTARLIKREVSDGVIAPGYTDEAIELLMQKKKGNYNIIQIDPSYVPAPIEHKQVYGITFEQGRNELPINDELLSNIVTKNKDLPESAKNDMKIALITLKYTQSNSVCYVKNGQAIGIGAGQQSRVHCTRLAGQKADNWYLRQAPQVLNLQFVDSLGRADRDNAIDVYIGDEYEDVLREGEWQKRFKVKPPVFTREEKRAWLDGNTDVTLGSDAFFPFSDNVERAKKSGVKYIAQPGGSVRDDLVIECADKYDMVMSFTGIRLFHH; from the coding sequence ATGGCAAACGAAATTATGCTTAAGTATGGATGTAACCCGAATCAGAAACCATCTCGTATCTACATGGAGGATGGAAGCGAGCTTCCGGTCAAGGTGATCAATGGCAAGCCGGGCTATATCAACTTTTTGGATGCATTTAACGGCTGGCAGCTTGTAAAGGAGCTGAAAGAAGCAACCGGACTTCCGGCAGCAACTTCTTTCAAGCATGTATCTCCGGCAGGTGCGGCTGTGGGACTTCCGCTTGACGATACACTGGCAAAGATCTACTGGGTAGACGATCTCGGCGAGCTTTCTCCACTGGCATGTGCCTATGCGAGAGCAAGAGGCGCTGACCGTATGTCTTCCTTCGGTGATTTCATTGCACTTTCCGATGTGTGTGATAAGGATACAGCAAGACTGATTAAGCGTGAGGTATCCGATGGTGTGATTGCACCGGGTTACACAGACGAGGCAATCGAGCTTCTGATGCAGAAGAAAAAGGGTAATTACAATATTATTCAGATTGATCCTTCCTATGTACCGGCTCCAATTGAACATAAGCAGGTATATGGCATCACATTTGAGCAGGGAAGAAATGAGCTTCCAATCAACGATGAATTGCTTTCAAACATTGTGACAAAGAACAAGGATCTTCCGGAATCTGCAAAGAACGATATGAAGATCGCTCTGATTACACTCAAATATACACAGTCAAACTCTGTATGCTATGTAAAGAACGGTCAGGCAATTGGTATCGGTGCCGGACAGCAGTCCCGTGTACACTGTACAAGACTTGCCGGACAGAAGGCAGATAACTGGTATCTTCGTCAGGCACCACAGGTTCTGAATCTGCAGTTTGTAGATTCCCTTGGACGTGCAGACCGCGACAATGCAATCGATGTCTACATTGGCGATGAGTATGAGGATGTACTTCGCGAGGGCGAATGGCAGAAGCGTTTCAAGGTAAAACCACCGGTATTTACACGCGAGGAGAAGCGTGCATGGCTCGATGGAAATACCGACGTAACACTTGGTTCCGATGCATTCTTCCCATTCTCTGATAATGTAGAGCGTGCAAAGAAGAGCGGTGTGAAGTATATCGCACAGCCAGGTGGTTCTGTACGTGATGATCTCGTGATTGAGTGTGCAGACAAGTACGATATGGTTATGTCATTTACAGGAATCCGTCTGTTCCATCACTAA
- a CDS encoding SanA/YdcF family protein, translated as MSKKKAVKRRKGGFVYAVRNIVLFLAAFTLLMVLGLTGIYIYVKHDVNPHLLTESEAASLSDVDCIIILGASVKNGDTPSPMLRDRLDEGIALYKAGCAPKILMSGDHGSQYYNEVSVMKKYAIEQGVPSEDIFLDHAGFSTYESMYRARAIFSAEKVVIVTQKYHLTRAVYNAKSLGMDAYGVAAKPVKYGGQTIRNIREYLAISKDFIMTFIKPEPTVLGNPISLDGSGDVTNGAD; from the coding sequence ATGAGTAAGAAAAAGGCAGTTAAGAGAAGAAAAGGTGGATTTGTATATGCTGTCAGGAATATAGTATTATTCCTTGCTGCGTTCACACTGTTGATGGTTCTTGGGTTGACAGGAATCTATATCTATGTTAAACATGATGTGAATCCCCACCTGTTGACGGAAAGTGAGGCTGCATCTCTTTCAGATGTAGATTGTATCATCATTCTTGGGGCATCTGTAAAGAATGGAGATACACCGAGTCCGATGCTGCGGGATCGATTAGATGAGGGGATTGCACTTTATAAGGCAGGATGTGCACCGAAGATACTGATGAGTGGGGATCATGGCAGCCAGTATTACAATGAGGTTAGCGTCATGAAAAAATATGCAATCGAACAGGGTGTGCCGTCTGAGGATATCTTTCTTGATCATGCCGGATTTTCTACTTATGAGAGTATGTATCGCGCCAGAGCAATCTTCAGTGCGGAAAAAGTTGTGATTGTAACACAGAAATATCACCTGACACGTGCGGTCTATAATGCTAAGAGCCTCGGTATGGATGCGTATGGTGTTGCTGCAAAGCCGGTTAAATATGGTGGGCAGACAATTCGGAACATCCGCGAGTATCTGGCAATCAGCAAAGATTTTATAATGACGTTTATCAAACCGGAGCCGACTGTACTTGGTAACCCGATTTCCTTAGATGGAAGCGGGGATGTTACCAACGGCGCAGATTAA
- the glgB gene encoding 1,4-alpha-glucan branching protein GlgB, giving the protein MNKRLEDWVNWILYDELKNGVINAPKHLLGNHDYGDGQVITVYRPYAEKVSVVSPTGKNREEMECLAEGFYGYYSAKKKYKGTKYRIETTYQDGSTVVTADAYAFDSQITEFDTYLFAEGKLYDIYEKFGAHPMTIDGVKGTYFAVWAPHARRVSVVGDFNMWDGALNPMQMMQTSGIYELFIPDVAPGAVYKYQILTREGEILYKADPYGNQCQVRPDNANVVADLVGYKWKDTDWIENRKHQTRETELKKPMAIYECHLGSWKKKIEDSDFGFYTYRELAKMLCDYVKKMGYTHVELMGIAEYPFDGSWGYQVTNYYAPTSRYGSPDDFMYFVDHMHANGIGVILDWVPAHFPRDAHGLGRFDGMPLYEHPDPRRGEHPDWGTYIFDFGRNEVSNFLTANALFWVEKFHVDALRVDAVASMLYLDYGKQDGQWLPNKDGGNENYDAIELLRKINTVMEERNPGAFLIAEESTAWAGVTAPASMKGLGFLYKWNMGWMNDFLEYMKMDPYFRSFNHNRLTFSLSYTYAENYVLVISHDEVVHLKCSMLNKMPGFEVDKFANLRTAYGFMYGHPGKKLLFMGQEFGQLREWSEARSLDWFLLEQPLHKKMQKWVADLNHMYTTYDACYYNDNDQMGFEWTKVDDANTSIIAFVRRGKTVKDQLLFVCNFVPVERKDYWIGVPCLTEYEEIINSDAKIYGGSGTKNGKVKAFEEKCDRMPYAISIDIAPLSMMVFKYDYVDKNTVVADAPAVAAIEKKPAAKKSSAKSGAAGKTAVTKSSSEKKSVEKKTTK; this is encoded by the coding sequence ATGAACAAACGATTGGAAGACTGGGTAAACTGGATTTTGTACGATGAATTGAAAAATGGGGTAATCAATGCACCGAAGCATCTGCTCGGAAACCATGACTACGGAGACGGACAGGTCATTACGGTATATCGTCCATATGCCGAGAAAGTCAGTGTTGTGTCACCGACGGGCAAGAACCGCGAGGAGATGGAATGTCTGGCAGAGGGCTTTTATGGTTATTACAGTGCAAAGAAGAAATATAAGGGAACCAAATACCGGATTGAGACGACATATCAGGATGGTTCGACCGTTGTAACTGCAGATGCGTATGCATTTGATTCGCAGATTACAGAATTCGATACGTATCTTTTTGCTGAGGGTAAGCTCTACGATATCTATGAGAAGTTCGGCGCACATCCGATGACAATCGATGGTGTGAAGGGAACTTACTTCGCAGTGTGGGCACCACATGCAAGACGTGTCAGTGTCGTTGGTGATTTCAATATGTGGGATGGCGCGTTGAATCCGATGCAGATGATGCAGACATCAGGCATTTATGAGCTGTTTATCCCGGATGTTGCACCGGGAGCTGTTTACAAATATCAGATACTGACAAGAGAAGGAGAAATCTTATATAAGGCAGATCCATATGGAAACCAGTGTCAGGTAAGACCGGACAATGCGAATGTTGTTGCAGATCTGGTAGGATACAAGTGGAAGGATACAGATTGGATTGAGAACCGGAAGCATCAGACCCGTGAGACCGAGCTGAAAAAGCCGATGGCAATCTACGAGTGCCACCTTGGTTCATGGAAGAAGAAAATCGAGGATTCGGATTTTGGCTTTTATACATATCGTGAGCTTGCGAAGATGCTCTGCGATTATGTAAAGAAGATGGGATATACGCATGTGGAGCTGATGGGTATTGCAGAGTATCCGTTTGATGGTTCATGGGGGTATCAGGTAACGAATTATTATGCACCGACCAGCCGTTATGGTTCGCCGGATGATTTTATGTATTTTGTGGATCACATGCATGCAAATGGCATCGGCGTGATTTTAGACTGGGTACCGGCACATTTCCCAAGAGATGCACACGGACTCGGAAGATTTGATGGTATGCCGCTTTATGAGCATCCGGATCCAAGACGTGGCGAACATCCGGACTGGGGTACCTATATTTTTGATTTCGGAAGAAATGAGGTATCAAACTTTTTAACTGCAAATGCATTGTTCTGGGTGGAGAAGTTCCATGTAGATGCATTGCGTGTGGATGCGGTTGCTTCTATGCTGTATCTGGATTATGGAAAGCAGGATGGACAGTGGCTGCCGAACAAAGATGGTGGAAATGAAAACTACGATGCAATCGAACTGCTTCGTAAGATCAATACCGTTATGGAAGAAAGAAATCCGGGCGCATTCCTGATTGCGGAAGAGTCCACAGCATGGGCTGGTGTCACAGCGCCGGCAAGCATGAAGGGACTTGGTTTCCTGTACAAGTGGAATATGGGATGGATGAATGACTTCCTAGAGTATATGAAGATGGATCCATATTTCCGTTCATTCAATCACAACCGTCTGACATTCAGTTTGTCATATACATATGCAGAGAATTACGTGCTCGTGATTTCGCACGATGAGGTCGTGCATTTGAAATGCTCGATGCTCAACAAGATGCCGGGCTTTGAGGTGGACAAGTTTGCAAATCTGCGTACAGCATATGGATTTATGTATGGACATCCTGGCAAGAAACTTTTGTTCATGGGTCAGGAGTTCGGACAGCTTCGTGAGTGGAGCGAGGCAAGAAGCCTTGACTGGTTCTTATTAGAGCAACCGTTGCATAAGAAGATGCAGAAATGGGTGGCAGATCTAAACCATATGTATACAACTTATGATGCATGTTACTATAACGACAATGATCAGATGGGATTTGAGTGGACAAAGGTTGATGATGCGAATACAAGTATTATCGCATTCGTGCGTCGTGGAAAGACCGTGAAGGATCAATTATTGTTCGTATGTAACTTTGTTCCGGTTGAGCGCAAGGATTACTGGATTGGTGTTCCATGCCTGACAGAATACGAGGAGATTATCAATTCCGATGCGAAAATCTACGGCGGTTCCGGCACAAAGAATGGCAAGGTTAAGGCATTTGAAGAGAAGTGTGACCGTATGCCGTATGCAATCAGCATTGATATCGCACCACTTTCCATGATGGTGTTCAAGTATGATTATGTAGACAAGAATACAGTTGTTGCAGACGCGCCGGCAGTGGCAGCAATCGAGAAGAAGCCGGCTGCGAAGAAATCTTCTGCAAAGTCAGGTGCAGCGGGAAAAACGGCTGTAACAAAATCTTCCTCTGAGAAGAAGTCAGTAGAAAAAAAGACAACAAAGTAA
- the greA gene encoding transcription elongation factor GreA: MAEKKNLLTREGLRKLEDELQDLKVNRRQEIAQKIKEAREQGDLSENAEYDAAKDEQRDIEARIEEIEKILKYAEVADEEEVEQGVVNFGSEVSILDIGLDEVNTFKIVGSTESNILEGKLSNESPLGMAILKRRVGETVTVEAPEGNFDFRILDIR; this comes from the coding sequence ATGGCTGAGAAGAAGAATCTGTTGACAAGAGAAGGTCTTCGTAAATTAGAGGACGAGTTGCAGGATTTAAAGGTAAATAGACGTCAGGAAATTGCTCAGAAGATTAAGGAAGCAAGAGAGCAGGGAGACTTGTCCGAGAACGCCGAGTACGATGCAGCAAAGGACGAGCAGAGAGATATCGAGGCTCGTATCGAAGAGATTGAGAAAATCCTTAAATATGCAGAGGTTGCGGACGAGGAAGAAGTTGAACAGGGTGTTGTAAACTTCGGTTCAGAAGTATCTATTTTGGATATTGGTCTGGATGAAGTGAATACATTTAAGATTGTAGGTTCTACGGAGTCAAATATTCTGGAGGGTAAGCTTTCTAATGAGTCTCCGCTTGGCATGGCTATTTTGAAGAGACGTGTAGGAGAGACGGTAACAGTTGAAGCACCGGAAGGTAACTTTGACTTCCGTATTTTGGATATTCGATAA